A genome region from Carassius gibelio isolate Cgi1373 ecotype wild population from Czech Republic chromosome A23, carGib1.2-hapl.c, whole genome shotgun sequence includes the following:
- the LOC127945075 gene encoding FERM domain-containing protein 4B isoform X1 — protein sequence MTEGRLCQVQLLDDRKLELLVQPKLLSRELLDLVSSHFNLKEKEYFGFTYVDDIGQCKWLQLDRRVLEHDFSKKSGPIALQFLVRFYIESISLLKEHTTVELFFLNAKSAIYNGDIEVESELVFKLAAHALQESKGDYTSDENTRADLKKLPALPTKVLKEHPSLAYCEERVIEHHKLLKGLSRGQAIVQYLTLVESLPTYGVHYYEVKDKQGLPWWLGISYKGIGQYDHQDKVKPRKLFQWKQLENLYFREKKFAVEVNDPHRRTVTKRTFGQTGLVIHTWYASHSLIKTIWIMAISQHQFYLNRKQSKAKITTARSLGDIATDLTENGASKMNKLSAGVKNQLIMASNGSLVSTGSADSEMNDDQKKEKLAELRKKERELQDMLSQKLTELKEICLREAQLTGKLPKEFPRIKGETPPHVRRRVGTAFKLDDLFPYNEDPYLRNLESRFALQQKIVEAAKKLAAEPDISKLVRKKRRRNCLDAMQKLQEIEDEMNQYRLKKGQKPTQRASVIIADELAQSECSSLCDSLPLEDEDDGQRPRSRSVQCSPCLSPPLSSSGLEYDSERRSSSSDTHHDRALNRLDHEVQGPGHYYTPREVFSAQSSPCKTLPRMPKDPRSLPQTPVMPRNAYSSSQLRSEGYIRGFRHRSGSLESQSQLLHSHCANKLTFPLSPSRRSNSTEVLDDCSSYTSMSSMDYCLPCSATPPYRMLDSQSHDYRLHRKVEIYGNTGSMPNLVPQNSSCYGYQQNHYGPAAYYMTGYPGLEYEPCSNGAYVYESELEGHYNINPTYPAHGYQSRSRNRHYGIEGSDNLSQNPYATVRPPRGRQGPLNEVLTKNMYKALVAEHLKGWYNRSAGHREPGAYQLVYTYKYDRGSQHSLGYQTLPAPFTHSSRTNSFSSVSSTASGGGNWQNHLAVGLTDGELPDGPLSAGAYSPSYSRSPTHNRFPSESATSHTSEPVEVFGAMASCSDTDH from the exons TGGTCAGTGCAAATGGCTGCAGCTGGACCGCAGAGTCCTGGAGCACGACTTCTCCAAGAAATCCGGGCCTATTGCGCTTCAGTTCCTGGTGAG GTTTTACATTGAGAGTATTTCGCTGCTGAAGGAGCACACAACTGTGGAGTTATTCTTTCTGAATGCCAAGTCGGCCATCTATAAT GGTGACATCGAGGTGGAGAGTGAGCTGGTTTTTAAATTAGCTGCTCATGCGCTGCAG GAATCTAAAGGAGACTATACAAG TGATGAAAACACCAGAGCAGATCTGAAGAAGCTTCCAGCACTGCCCACTAAAGTCCTGAAGGAGCATCCGTCTCTGGCATACTG CGAGGAGCGTGTGATTGAGCACCACAAGCTGTTGAAAGGGCTCTCCAGAGGACAGGCCATTGTGCA GTACTTGACCCTGGTGGAGTCACTGCCCACATACGGAGTGCATTATTATGAAGTGAAG GATAAACAAGGACTTCCATGGTGGCTGGGCATCAGCTATAAAGGCATAGGACAGTATGACCACCAAGATAAAGTCAAACCTCGAAAG CTCTTCCAGTGGAAGCAGTTGGAGAACTTGTACTTCAGAGAGAAGAAATTTGCTGTGGAGGTGAATGACCCTCACAG GCGAACAGTGACTAAACGCACGTTTGGTCAGACGGGGCTGGTGATCCACACTTGGTATGCCAGTCACTCATTGATCAAAACCATCTGGATCATGGCCATCAGCCAACACCAGTTCTACCTGAACAGAAAACAGAGCAAA GCAAAAATCACCACAGCCAGAAGTTTAGGAGACATCGCGACTGACCTGACAGAGAACGGagcatcaaagatgaacaaactGAGTGCAGGGGTGAAGAATCAGCTCATCATGGCCAGTAACGGGAGTCTGGTTTCAACAG GTTCGGCTGACTCTGAAATGAATGACGACCAGAAAAAAGAGAAACTTGCGGagctgagaaagaaagagagagagctccAGGACATGCTAAGCCAAAAACTGACAGAGCTGAAAGAAATATGCCTGCGGGAGGCT CAACTTACTGGCAAACTTCCGAAAGAGTTTCCCCGCATCAAAGGCGAAACCCCTCCTCATGTTCGGAGGAGAGTCGGGACGGCTTTCAAATTAGATGACCTTTTCCCCTATAATGAG GATCCATACCTGAGAAATTTGGAGAGTCGCTTTGCATTGCAGCAGAAAATCGTGGAGGCAGCCAAGAAGCTCGCTGCCGAGCCTGACATCTCTAAATTAGTGAGGAAAAAGAGGAGGAGGAACTGTCTGGATGCCATGCAAAAGCTGCAGGAGATCGAAGATGAAATGAATCAATACAGACTGAAGAAAGGGCAGAAACCCACACAGAGGGCTTCTGTGATCATAGCAG ATGAACTGGCTCAGTCCGAGTGCAGCTCCCTGTGTGATAGTCTTCCTCTAGAGGATG AAGATGATGGGCAGAGGCCGCGCTCCCGCTCCGTCCAGTGTTCCCCGTGTCTGAGTCCTCCTCTGTCATCGTCCGGTCTGGAATACGACTCAGAGAGACGATCCTCATCCAGCGACACACATCACGACAGAGCTCTTAATAG aTTAGATCATGAGGTCCAAGGGCCAGGACATTATTACACCCCCCGAGAGGTGTTCTCTGCCCAAAGCAGTCCGTGTAAAACTTTACCTAGAATGCCGAAGGACCCCCGCAGCTTACCCCAAACCCCCGTCATGCCCCGTAACGCCTACAGCAGCAGCCAACTCAG ATCGGAAGGTTATATCCGTGGTTTCCGGCACCGCAGTGGCAGTTTGGAGTCCCAGTCACAACTTCTCCACTCTCACTGCGCAAACAAATTGACGTTTCCTCTGTCTCCTTCCCGCCGTAGCAACAGCACTGAGGTGCTGGACGACTGCTCATCCTATACCAGCATGTCCAGCATGGACTATTGCCTCCCCTGCTCAGCCACTCCTCCCTACCGCATGTTAGACTCGCAATCCCATGATTACCGGCTCCACCGCAAAGTGGAGATCTACGGAAATACCGGCAGCATGCCTAACTTGGTCCCTCAAAACTCCAGCTGTTATGGCTACCAGCAGAATCACTATGGCCCTGCTGCGTATTACATGACTGGGTATCCCGGCCTTGAATATGAGCCTTGTTCTAACGGAGCTTACGTTTACGAGAGTGAGCTTGAGGGTCACTATAACATCAACCCCACTTACCCGGCACATGGTTACCAGAGTCGTAGTCGGAACAGGCATTATGGAATAGAAGGGTCAGATAATCTGTCACAGAATCCATATGCCACCGTGAGGCCCCCTAGAGGACGACAGGGACCCTTGAATGAGGTGCTGACGAAGAACATGTACAAGGCTTTGGTGGCGGAGCATTTGAAGGGATGGTACAATCGCAGTGCTGGGCACAGGGAACCAGGTGCCTATCAGCTGGTGTACACCTACAAATATGACAGAGGTTCCCAGCACAGCCTGGGCTACCAGACGCTGCCCGCCCCCTTCACCCACTCCAGCAGAACCAACTCGTTCTCCTCAG TGTCATCTACTGCCAGTGGAGGGGGAAACTGGCAGAATCATTTAGCCGTGGGTCTGACTGATGGTGAATTGCCAGACGGTCCCTTGAGTGCTGGGGCTTACAGTCCTTCATACAGTCGCAGTCCTACACACAACAG GTTCCCGTCAGAAAGTGCCACCTCTCACACATCAGAGCCGGTAGAGGTGTTTGGAGCCATGGCCAGCTGTTCTGACACAGACCATTAA
- the LOC127945075 gene encoding FERM domain-containing protein 4B isoform X2: MTEGRLCQVQLLDDRKLELLVQPKLLSRELLDLVSSHFNLKEKEYFGFTYVDDIGQCKWLQLDRRVLEHDFSKKSGPIALQFLVRFYIESISLLKEHTTVELFFLNAKSAIYNGDIEVESELVFKLAAHALQESKGDYTSDENTRADLKKLPALPTKVLKEHPSLAYCEERVIEHHKLLKGLSRGQAIVQYLTLVESLPTYGVHYYEVKDKQGLPWWLGISYKGIGQYDHQDKVKPRKLFQWKQLENLYFREKKFAVEVNDPHRRTVTKRTFGQTGLVIHTWYASHSLIKTIWIMAISQHQFYLNRKQSKAKITTARSLGDIATDLTENGASKMNKLSAGVKNQLIMASNGSLVSTGSADSEMNDDQKKEKLAELRKKERELQDMLSQKLTELKEICLREAQLTGKLPKEFPRIKGETPPHVRRRVGTAFKLDDLFPYNEDPYLRNLESRFALQQKIVEAAKKLAAEPDISKLVRKKRRRNCLDAMQKLQEIEDEMNQYRLKKGQKPTQRASVIIADELAQSECSSLCDSLPLEDDDGQRPRSRSVQCSPCLSPPLSSSGLEYDSERRSSSSDTHHDRALNRLDHEVQGPGHYYTPREVFSAQSSPCKTLPRMPKDPRSLPQTPVMPRNAYSSSQLRSEGYIRGFRHRSGSLESQSQLLHSHCANKLTFPLSPSRRSNSTEVLDDCSSYTSMSSMDYCLPCSATPPYRMLDSQSHDYRLHRKVEIYGNTGSMPNLVPQNSSCYGYQQNHYGPAAYYMTGYPGLEYEPCSNGAYVYESELEGHYNINPTYPAHGYQSRSRNRHYGIEGSDNLSQNPYATVRPPRGRQGPLNEVLTKNMYKALVAEHLKGWYNRSAGHREPGAYQLVYTYKYDRGSQHSLGYQTLPAPFTHSSRTNSFSSVSSTASGGGNWQNHLAVGLTDGELPDGPLSAGAYSPSYSRSPTHNRFPSESATSHTSEPVEVFGAMASCSDTDH, from the exons TGGTCAGTGCAAATGGCTGCAGCTGGACCGCAGAGTCCTGGAGCACGACTTCTCCAAGAAATCCGGGCCTATTGCGCTTCAGTTCCTGGTGAG GTTTTACATTGAGAGTATTTCGCTGCTGAAGGAGCACACAACTGTGGAGTTATTCTTTCTGAATGCCAAGTCGGCCATCTATAAT GGTGACATCGAGGTGGAGAGTGAGCTGGTTTTTAAATTAGCTGCTCATGCGCTGCAG GAATCTAAAGGAGACTATACAAG TGATGAAAACACCAGAGCAGATCTGAAGAAGCTTCCAGCACTGCCCACTAAAGTCCTGAAGGAGCATCCGTCTCTGGCATACTG CGAGGAGCGTGTGATTGAGCACCACAAGCTGTTGAAAGGGCTCTCCAGAGGACAGGCCATTGTGCA GTACTTGACCCTGGTGGAGTCACTGCCCACATACGGAGTGCATTATTATGAAGTGAAG GATAAACAAGGACTTCCATGGTGGCTGGGCATCAGCTATAAAGGCATAGGACAGTATGACCACCAAGATAAAGTCAAACCTCGAAAG CTCTTCCAGTGGAAGCAGTTGGAGAACTTGTACTTCAGAGAGAAGAAATTTGCTGTGGAGGTGAATGACCCTCACAG GCGAACAGTGACTAAACGCACGTTTGGTCAGACGGGGCTGGTGATCCACACTTGGTATGCCAGTCACTCATTGATCAAAACCATCTGGATCATGGCCATCAGCCAACACCAGTTCTACCTGAACAGAAAACAGAGCAAA GCAAAAATCACCACAGCCAGAAGTTTAGGAGACATCGCGACTGACCTGACAGAGAACGGagcatcaaagatgaacaaactGAGTGCAGGGGTGAAGAATCAGCTCATCATGGCCAGTAACGGGAGTCTGGTTTCAACAG GTTCGGCTGACTCTGAAATGAATGACGACCAGAAAAAAGAGAAACTTGCGGagctgagaaagaaagagagagagctccAGGACATGCTAAGCCAAAAACTGACAGAGCTGAAAGAAATATGCCTGCGGGAGGCT CAACTTACTGGCAAACTTCCGAAAGAGTTTCCCCGCATCAAAGGCGAAACCCCTCCTCATGTTCGGAGGAGAGTCGGGACGGCTTTCAAATTAGATGACCTTTTCCCCTATAATGAG GATCCATACCTGAGAAATTTGGAGAGTCGCTTTGCATTGCAGCAGAAAATCGTGGAGGCAGCCAAGAAGCTCGCTGCCGAGCCTGACATCTCTAAATTAGTGAGGAAAAAGAGGAGGAGGAACTGTCTGGATGCCATGCAAAAGCTGCAGGAGATCGAAGATGAAATGAATCAATACAGACTGAAGAAAGGGCAGAAACCCACACAGAGGGCTTCTGTGATCATAGCAG ATGAACTGGCTCAGTCCGAGTGCAGCTCCCTGTGTGATAGTCTTCCTCTAGAGGATG ATGATGGGCAGAGGCCGCGCTCCCGCTCCGTCCAGTGTTCCCCGTGTCTGAGTCCTCCTCTGTCATCGTCCGGTCTGGAATACGACTCAGAGAGACGATCCTCATCCAGCGACACACATCACGACAGAGCTCTTAATAG aTTAGATCATGAGGTCCAAGGGCCAGGACATTATTACACCCCCCGAGAGGTGTTCTCTGCCCAAAGCAGTCCGTGTAAAACTTTACCTAGAATGCCGAAGGACCCCCGCAGCTTACCCCAAACCCCCGTCATGCCCCGTAACGCCTACAGCAGCAGCCAACTCAG ATCGGAAGGTTATATCCGTGGTTTCCGGCACCGCAGTGGCAGTTTGGAGTCCCAGTCACAACTTCTCCACTCTCACTGCGCAAACAAATTGACGTTTCCTCTGTCTCCTTCCCGCCGTAGCAACAGCACTGAGGTGCTGGACGACTGCTCATCCTATACCAGCATGTCCAGCATGGACTATTGCCTCCCCTGCTCAGCCACTCCTCCCTACCGCATGTTAGACTCGCAATCCCATGATTACCGGCTCCACCGCAAAGTGGAGATCTACGGAAATACCGGCAGCATGCCTAACTTGGTCCCTCAAAACTCCAGCTGTTATGGCTACCAGCAGAATCACTATGGCCCTGCTGCGTATTACATGACTGGGTATCCCGGCCTTGAATATGAGCCTTGTTCTAACGGAGCTTACGTTTACGAGAGTGAGCTTGAGGGTCACTATAACATCAACCCCACTTACCCGGCACATGGTTACCAGAGTCGTAGTCGGAACAGGCATTATGGAATAGAAGGGTCAGATAATCTGTCACAGAATCCATATGCCACCGTGAGGCCCCCTAGAGGACGACAGGGACCCTTGAATGAGGTGCTGACGAAGAACATGTACAAGGCTTTGGTGGCGGAGCATTTGAAGGGATGGTACAATCGCAGTGCTGGGCACAGGGAACCAGGTGCCTATCAGCTGGTGTACACCTACAAATATGACAGAGGTTCCCAGCACAGCCTGGGCTACCAGACGCTGCCCGCCCCCTTCACCCACTCCAGCAGAACCAACTCGTTCTCCTCAG TGTCATCTACTGCCAGTGGAGGGGGAAACTGGCAGAATCATTTAGCCGTGGGTCTGACTGATGGTGAATTGCCAGACGGTCCCTTGAGTGCTGGGGCTTACAGTCCTTCATACAGTCGCAGTCCTACACACAACAG GTTCCCGTCAGAAAGTGCCACCTCTCACACATCAGAGCCGGTAGAGGTGTTTGGAGCCATGGCCAGCTGTTCTGACACAGACCATTAA